In Brassica rapa cultivar Chiifu-401-42 chromosome A06, CAAS_Brap_v3.01, whole genome shotgun sequence, a single window of DNA contains:
- the LOC103871704 gene encoding probable E3 ubiquitin-protein ligase RNF217: protein MVQKIKNTFRVFLRSRCIALIHTWLRVLISRQIRFRFVSSERCLNMNPTTEVSMDKELELARQKIDLVMARDAIASQTRWIEEGDDTNTENETCPACYTHVSRPHKLEVRSGCFHRICFTCIRDCVSSQLARGDTVLCPYPGCENELVLEDCRGVVDDDALNLIIHRKKEKAIPVLDRVYCPKPSCNFLMADRDLLAIDPRQKKSVERTCVECGLCFCKKYHVPWHYKKTCDEFKKSQAYLTSDAALFESLVKTQGWIKCPQCATVVQKNGGCQRISCRHCNHKFCYACGAACTRKKMSCNCSPQD, encoded by the exons ATGGTTCAGAAAATCAAAAACACTTTTAGGGTTTTCCTCCGATCTCGCTGTATCGCTTTGATTCACACTTGGCTTCGGGTTTTGATTTCGCGTCAAATCAGGTTTCGATTTGTTTCATCCGAGCGTTGTTTGAATATGAATCCAACCACAGAAGTTAGCATGGATAAAGAATTGGAATTGGCCAGGCAGAAGATTGATCTTGTTATGGCAAGAGATGCTATTGCTTCCCAAACAAGATGGATTGAAGAAGGTGACGACACCAACACTGAGAATGAGACTTGTCCAGCCTGCTACACACACGTTTCGCGTCCTCACAAACTTGAGGTGAGGAGCGGTTGCTTCCACCGCATATGCTTTACGTGCATAAGGGACTGTGTCTCATCCCAACTAGCACGAGGGGACACCGTACTCTGCCCTTACCCGGGCTGCGAGAATGAACTTGTGCTAGAGGATTGTAGAGgtgttgttgatgatgatgctCTTAATCTTATCATCCACCGCAAGAAGGAGAAGGCCATCCCCGTTTTAGACAGAGTCTACTGTCCCAAGCCTTCTTGTAACTTTTTGATGGCCGACCGCGACCTCCTCGCCATTGATCCTCGGCAAAAGAAGTCAGTAGAACGCACGTGCGTGGAGTGCGGCTTGTGTTTCTGCAAAAAATACCATGTTCCATGGCACTACAAGAAGACGTGCGATGAGTTCAAGAAGTCCCAGGCTTACCTGACTTCTGATGCCGCGCTTTTCGAGTCTTTAGTGAAGACACAGGGATGGATCAAGTGTCCCCAGTGTGCCACCGTCGTTCAAAAAAATGGCGGGTGCCAACGCATTAGCTGCAG ACATTGCAACCACAAGTTCTGTTACGCATGTGGGGCTGCGTGTACAAGGAAGAAAATGTCATGCAACTGCAGCCCACAAGACTAG
- the LOC103871640 gene encoding uncharacterized protein LOC103871640, whose translation KSTSPKTHTHKKSTSHLEDLSDLSTRFSLTEHTTILMDEENNLMEETALIEDSSDVEFACCGDPKVEPRVGDEFQAKIPPMLSASERAVLLSTPLALDDHSSYSFLIGQPVQVTWIDKRPKGQANGDDDDVDMNQSLKSLRSKRSRCSDKNPKPKKRRLNLEAVPELPSSSWEDHEVASFVLGLYTFGKNFTQVKKFMESKGTGEILLFYFGKFYNSVKYHTWSDSRKKRSRKCVYGRKLYSGWRQQQLLSRLVPSISDESQKQMLVNVSKSFAEGKITLKKYIDAMKDLVGLRLLVDAVAVGKGKEDLTVRSAVPVKTNKPWFTVSPKSSSFPGLGAYASLTSADIINQLKGSSRLSKARCSDIFWEAVWPRLLARGWHSEQPKDRSYITSKDNIVFIVPGVKRFSRGELVKGDHYFDSVSDILTKVASEPELLEFETGGGGEIVNESVNSSDQSDEELRPSDSQRHRYLKSPSSSRGNLQMRFTVVDTSLASGGKLCDLRNLKVSETKTGLGDKDSSSLPSQNVEMPSLDAPMRFVIVDTSLDHRKKWSGLRRWKRLPSDGRNKDDSSVKEEEESLERVKDPSKRLIKKHRAEDTNHHSVKSAPSLKRRRLSACVKREKSLSKEDPESDSLSLCAVQHKNSTIEEMNEDKERYETELSVDYKNLKSDQSEKTGNGPSSAVVDTQEMSETKPNGLCSVSGEDNDCSPEEIRTSHELISSEHHSNGLCSASGSDKGRVSIDTEQEQEVELHQKATIDHPVNTQELGSSEQQEANTDAPRRHSTRKRPLTTRALEALESCLLTTEIMETTVKPRKRERSSRKKHSAKVSNRTQLLPDNGIADKEQRGGEDGSKATASNNPLDQIEDTKPSFIHNGATTESSKPPLDRRHDSKPALTEHPKLPPIILKLSLKRSRASET comes from the exons AAAAGCACATCCCCAAAAAcgcacacacacaaaaaaagcaCATCTCACCTCGAAGACTTGAGCGACCTCAGTACTCGTTTCTCTCTCACCGAACACACG ACAATATTGATGGACGAGGAAAACAATCTTATGGAAGAAACAGCTCTCATCGAAGATTCTTCTGATGTTGAATTTGCCTGTTGTGGAGATCCAAAAGTTGAGCCTCGTGTTGGAGACGAGTTTCAGGCCAAGATTCCTCCTATGTTGTCTGCATCCGAACGTGCAGTGCTTCTTTCAACTCCTCTAGCTTTGGATGATCATTCCTCATACTCCTTTCTCATCGGACAACCTGTTCAAGTAACGTGGATAGACAAACGTCCAAAAGGACAAGCAaatggagatgatgatgatgttgacaTGAACCAATCTTTGAAATCTTTAAGATCAAAAAGAAGTCGCTGCTCTGACAAGAATCCGAAACCCAAGAAGCGGAGACTGAATCTTGAGGCTGTTCCGGAGTTACCATCCAGTTCTTGGGAGGACCATGAGGTGGCTAGCTTTGTTCTTGGTCTTTACACCTTCGGGAAGAACTTCACTCAGGTGAAGAAGTTCATGGAGAGCAAAGGCACAGGAGAGATACTGTTGTTTTACTTTGGCAAGTTCTACAACTCAGTTAAGTACCACACCTGGTCTGATTCACGCAAGAAGCGTAGTCGAAAATGCGTATATGGAAGAAAGCTCTACTCAGGATGGAGGCAACAGCAGTTGCTGTCCCGTTTGGTTCCTTCTATCTCTGATGAATCTCAGAAACAGATGCTTGTGAAT gtcTCCAAGTCATTTGCTGAAGGGAAGATCACTCTAAAGAAATACATAGACGCTATGAAGGATCTTGTGGGTCTCAGGCTTCTGGTAGACGCTGTGGCGGTTGGTAAAGGAAAAGAGGATCTCACGGTTCGGTCAGCAGTACCAGTTAAGACCAACAAACCATGGTTCACGGTTTCTCCAAAGTCTTCTTCGTTCCCGGGCTTAGGGGCTTACGCTTCACTCACGTCTGCCGACATAATAAACCAGTTAAAAGGCAGTTCCCGTCTAAGCAAAGCTCGGTGCAGCGATATCTTCTGGGAAGCTGTGTGGCCGCGTTTGCTAGCCAGAGGATGGCACTCAGAGCAGCCAAAGGACAGAAGCTATATTACATCTAAGGATAACATTGTTTTCATTGTCCCTGGAGTGAAACGGTTCTCGAGAGGGGAACTTGTCAAAGGCGATCATTATTTTGACTCTGTCAGTGACATTCTAACAAAGGTTGCTTCTGAGCCTGAGCTTCTTGAGTTTGaaacaggaggaggaggagagataGTCAACGAATCCGTTAACTCTTCTGACCAATCAGATGAAGAGCTTCGCCCGTCTGATAGTCAGAGACACCGTTACCTCAAGTCTCCAAGCTCTAGCCGTGGAAACCTGCAAATGAGATTCACTGTTGTTGACACTAGTTTAGCCTCTGGAGGGAAACTGTGTGATTTACGGAATCTGAAAGTCTCTGAGACAAAGACTGGTTTAGGAGACAAAGATTCTTCTTCCCTGCCCAGTCAAAATGTGGAAATGCCCTCTCTGGATGCTCCAATGCGGTTTGTTATTGTTGATACGAGTCTAGACCACCGTAAGAAATGGTCTGGTTTAAGGAGATGGAAACGTTTACCAAGTGATGGCAGAAACAAGGATGATTCTAGCGtcaaggaggaggaagagagttTGGAGAGGGTTAAGGATCCATCGAAGAGGCTGATCAAAAAGCATAGAGCAGAAGACACTAATCATCATTCAGTAAAATCTGCTCCATCGTTGAAACGCAGACGGCTCAGTGCTTGCGTAAAGAGGGAGAAGAGCCTTTCAAAAGAGGATCCTGAATCAGACAGCTTAAGTTTATGTGCGGTCCAACACAAGAACAGCACCATTGAAGAGATGAATGAAGACAAAGAGAGATATGAAACCGAGTTATCGGTTGATTATAAGAACTTAAAGTCTGATCAATCAGAAAAGACTGGAAATGGACCGTCTTCTGCGGTTGTTGATACCCAAGAAATGTCAGAGACCAAACCAAATGGGTTATGTTCGGTCTCTGGTGAAGACAACGACTGTTCTCCAGAGGAGATAAGAACAAGCCATGAACTCATTTCATCAGAACATCACTCAAACGGGCTCTGTTCAGCATCAGGCTCAGACAAAGGACGTGTTTCCATTGATACGGAACAAGAGCAAGAAGTTGAGCTACATCAGAAAGCGACCATTGACCACCCGGTCAATACTCAAGAACTTGGTTCATCAGAACAACAAGAAGCTAATACAGATGCTCCTAGAAGACACAGCACAAGAAAGCGACCATTGACCACCAGGGCTCTGGAAGCTCTTGAATCTTGTTTACTTACAACCGAGATAATGGAAACTACGGTTAAACCAAGAAAACGTGAAAGATCTTCGAGGAAAAAGCACTCAGCTAAAGTGAGTAACAGAACACAGCTTTTGCCAGACAATGGGATTGCAGATAAGGAGCAAAGAGGAGGAGAAGATGGAAGCAAAGCAACAGCAAGTAACAACCCTTTGGATCAAATAGAGGATACAAAGCCTAGCTTTATTCATAATGGAGCCACAACTGAGAGTAGTAAGCCTCCTCTGGATCGAAGACATGATTCAAAGCCGGCGCTAACTGAACATCCTAAACTCCCACCCATTATTTTAAAGCTTTCGTTAAAGCGTAGCAGAGCTTCAGAGACTTAG
- the LOC103871641 gene encoding protein SRC2 homolog — protein MECRPLDLTIISAEDLKDIQLIGKQDLYAVVSINRDARTKQKTKVDKDCGTKPKWRHQMKLTVDDAAANENRLTLLIEIVADRPIAGDKPVGEVSVPVKELLDQNEEEEKTVTYAVRLPNGKSKGYLKFSFKFGEKYTFGGASSAPHAPGLSTLEHKAIDHQPVTAYPPGQGAPVAYPPGSSGYPPPGHDDKHGGGVYGYPPPGGPGGYPPAGPGGYPPPGAYPQHQHGGYPPQQQGGYPGYPPQGPGYGYPPQGPGYGYPPQGPYGYPQQQGYGGKPQKPKKHGGAGMGLGLGLGAGLLGGLLVGEAIDDIADMGGDFDF, from the coding sequence atGGAGTGTAGGCCGTTAGATCTGACGATCATATCCGCGGAGGATCTCAAAGACATCCAACTCATCGGCAAACAGGACTTATACGCCGTCGTTTCAATCAACCGCGACGCGAGGACGAAGCAGAAGACGAAGGTGGACAAAGATTGCGGGACCAAGCCCAAATGGAGACACCAGATGAAGCTCACCGTCGACGACGCGGCGGCGAATGAGAATCGTCTCACACTCCTCATCGAGATCGTGGCTGATCGTCCCATCGCGGGTGATAAGCCCGTGGGAGAGGTTAGCGTTCCGGTGAAGGAGCTTTTGGATCAGaacgaggaggaggagaagacgGTGACGTACGCCGTGAGGCTGCCtaacgggaagtccaaaggtTATCTCAAATTCTCGTTCAAGTTTGGTGAGAAGTATACTTTCGGAGGAGCCTCGAGTGCTCCTCACGCGCCTGGATTATCGACTCTGGAGCATAAGGCTATAGATCATCAGCCTGTAACGGCTTACCCGCCCGGACAAGGTGCCCCGGTTGCATACCCGCCGGGTTCTTCCGGATACCCACCACCAGGACATGATGATAAACATGGTGGTGGAGTTTACGGTTATCCACCACCTGGAGGTCCGGGTGGCTATCCTCCGGCTGGCCCTGGCGGGTATCCACCACCCGGTGCATACCCGCAACACCAACATGGTGGATATCCACCCCAACAGCAAGGAGGTTACCCGGGTTATCCACCACAGGGTCCGGGTTATGGATATCCGCCACAAGGTCCAGGCTATGGATATCCGCCTCAGGGTCCGTACGGTTACCCGCAACAGCAAGGTTATGGTGGTAAACCGCAGAAGCCGAAGAAGCACGGAGGAGCTGGAATGGGTCTAGGACTTGGACTCGGAGCTGGTTTATTGGGTGGGTTGCTGGTTGGTGAAGCTATTGATGATATAGCAGATATGGGTGGCGACTTTGATTTCTGA